One Perca flavescens isolate YP-PL-M2 chromosome 5, PFLA_1.0, whole genome shotgun sequence genomic window, ATGGATTTAatcaatgcttttgtttttcgGCGTTGCTGCACCATTAATGGTGAGTGGCTCGGATGAGACGGAAGCAGTAGAGAACATGGATTTTTACTGGGATTTCTGCTTCATCACAGGCCATTGAAAAACACCTCAGACATTTCACTCATGGATGACACCCAGAATGAATGGGGAGAAGACGAGCCTTCGGATGCAAAACGCTTCAGGGTAAGGAAATGGAATTATTACACACCAACAAAACTtttaggtatatatatatatttttttttaaactttctaaACAATTTCTTACAAAAACTAATTCTGGAATTTCAAAATTCCTTACATGGGATATGAACATTACAATATTGTGCATTGTTCTGAAGATTGTTtttgaatcatttttattatctattttaaaattaaattaaattaaatgaaaatgttatttttgttatattataatTTGTGATTTTTCCAGTTGTCTAACCTCTTTCTGTCCCTGTTTTAGCAGTTTGACGAGCAGGCTATACTGGAGGTGGACGACCAGACGGACCACCGCCAGTGGACGCAGCAGCACCTAGACGCCGCTGACCTGCGCATCCCCTCCATCGCTCCCACACCCCCTCAGGGCGAGATTGAGAATGACTGCATGGATGTCAATGTCCGGGGACCAGGTGGGTGACTTaacatttacttacttactattaAGAACCTGGTTGGGAGTTCTGTGCCAACGCATGTGGAAAGAATCATTGGATATGGGCTTAATTTGGTTAATTTTCAACTCGGctgtctttataaaaaaaaaatacatattccaagattttattaaaaataaaatgtaattgtttaaTATATCAGCATAGCTCCAATTAAAGGTATAATGAACAAAATTAATTGATTTCTGTTGCACAAAATTAGCTCTCTTATTTCTGACTTACTcgtatttcttttttctgtacTGGTACTGGATTGTTTCATCTCTTCAGACCTCTAAAAATACTTCAAATGAATCAatttgagaaagaaaaaatatgctTTGGTAGAACTGCTCACATTTATGTGCACAGTAGACACAGGGTCACAAGAAGAAAGTGATTTGTTTTAAACAGGTCACAAGCTTAAAAAGGATTTAGCAGATTAACTCATAACTTTTTGAACCAACATTTCTAGaggtgcatgtttgtgtgtgtgtgtgtgtgtgtgtgtgtgtgtgtgtgtgcgtgcgtgtgtgcgtgcgtgtgcgtgcgtgcaacttaattcacacattttctgagaaaatatttcacttttctagtgtgtttatgtgcatgaatgcatgtgtgtctggATTGATTCAATGCCTTTTTTAAGCGAATGTTTCACATTtcttgtgcgtgcgtgcgtgcatgcatgcgtgtgtgtgcgtaatCGCGCATGTAGGAGTTGCTAAAGCCCCATGTCCTCAGGGTAAAGGATCTTCTTCAAAGCAGCCGGCTGGAAGCCAGGCGCCTGGGGGAAAACACTGATTCCTGATCAGATTAATCATTTGACCAGTAATGggcctctgtttttttttctatttcacatTACAAAAACCAATGAAGGCATCAAATGCAAAAACCCAATTTTGTAGTAAGTGCCAAACTCCCTGAAGAAAAGCTATGAAAATCAAAGTAACGGGGTTAACAAGTTGAGAGCACACTTTTTCCCCCGTCGTGGATCGATGCACTTGAATCGACCAAATCTGCGAGATCTGGGGCTTGCTATCCTTTTGAAGAGGAGAAAACCTATTCAAGTCGACTGACTGAGCTGCCTCTCACAGTTAGATATTAATGCTTCGTTTTTGCAGCAGTGTAGCTTTGGCAAGCCCCGGCCTCTATCCCCCTAGCTTCGCTTTCCTTCTGAAGCGTCTCCTGTGCCGGGGCCTTGATCAGAATCCATTATCGAAAAGGAGAGAGCTGTGATGATTCAACCCAGGCAAAAGTGTCAAATCCCCATTcgatttgtttgtttctttggtTTTGATCTGCCTGCTGCTTTGAAGTGCAGGCTCCTGTCTCCCTGCAGCAGTTACTGGGCCTGTGTTGTGCTGACCGTGCAGTCTGTTACCTACAAGTGGCTTTTTTCATAATAcctctctctcatttctcccccctccctcccctcctctcccctcctctccccgCCTCTCTGTCCAGATGGATTCACACCGCTGATGATTGCATCCTGCAGCGGGGGAGGTTTAGAAACAGGCAAcagcgaggaagaggaggatgcgTCTGCCAACGTGATCAGCGACTTCATCTACCAGGGCGCTAACCTTCACAACCAGACCGACCGCACAGGTGAAACCGCTCTTCACCTGGCCGCCCGCTACGCTCGCTCTGACGCTGCCAAACGCCTGCTGGAGGCCAGCGCTGATGCCAACGTCCAGGACAACATGGGCAGGACGCCTCTGCATGCTGCTGTGGCAGCTGATGCCCAGGGCGTGTTCCAGGTGGGTTCTCATACGCCAAATGTAATTCCCAATTATTGGGATTACCCTAGGTGGTATAGTTATAATAGTTGTCCTAAAATTAAAATAAGGATTAGTCAATATATCATTCACCAAACATTAGGTTTCTAGCTCTCAAATGTTCATTTGTTTTATATGCTatttaattgaatatatttgggtttaaGATTGTTAGTCGGACAAAACTAGCAATTTGAAGGTATCACCTTTGGCTCCGGGAAATTGttactgtcatttttttttttactatttttctgACATGTTATGGTCAATAAATTGGTCACTTCGCAGTCAATCGAGTTGCAGCCCTGAAAAGTATAACTGTCAATGTATCTGCATACTATTGCACACCAGACCAGTTAGAATTACTTAAAATTACTCCTATGGTAAattgtacatttattttaaaagatttaGTCAACCTTGGAAGTAGGAAACTTAGATTATGTCAGTTGAATCATGTTTAGCTTAAAAGGAGTAACCTATTATATGTTTCCATAGATTCTGATAAGAAACCGCGCCACAGACTTGGATGCCCGCATGCATGATGGCACTACACCCCTGATCTTGGCTGCCAGGCTGGCAGCAGTGGAGGGCATGGTGGAGGAGCTCATAAACTGCCACGCTGATGTCAATGCAATCGATGATTTTGGTAAAGATTCTCTTTTTTATGTCACATATATGGGCCTAAAAGTAATTGCAATGTAGTGCTGAATGTTGTCAAATGGTAAAGCGTCTTAAATGCATCAGAAGAACTATTCTAACAAGATCTAAtagctctgtttttgtctctgcaGGTAAATCAGCCCTACATTGGGCCGCAGCAGTAAATAACGTGGAGGCTGCAATTGTGCTTCTCAAGAACGGTGCCAACAAGGACATGCAAAACAACAAGGTAAAAAAGTTGCTCTCAGTTCTGTAAAACAATAGTGAAACATCTTTCCGAAATAACATTCCTCGCCCGTCTGTGAATCTTTTAACGTGTTGTCTTCTTTCTGTCTGCCTCAGGAGGAAACCCCTCTATTCTTGGCTGCCAGGGAAGGAAGCTACGCGTCTGCCAAGGTCTTACTGGACCACTTTGCAAACAGAGAAATAACTGACCACATGGACCGGTTACCCAGAGACATTGCACAGGAGAGAATGCACCATGACATTGTGCGGCTGCTGGACGATTACAACCTTGTACGGAGTCCTCACATGCATGGGTCACTCAGCACCACATTATCACCCCCTCTCTGCTCGCCCAACGGCTACCTGGGCAGCATGAAGCAGCCCCAGCCTCAAGGCCAGGGCAAAAAGGCACGTAAGCCTAGCGCCAAGGGCATCGGCTGCAAGGAGGGCAAAGACATGAAGGTAAAGAAGAAGAATTCGCAGGATGGGAAATCCGGGAACCTCCTGGACGGCTCAGGTGTTCTGTCGCCAGTTGACTCGTTGGAGTCTCCACACGGCTATGTTTCTGATGTGGCCTCGCCGCCCATGATGACCTCACCTTTCCAGCAGTCGCCATCTGTATCCTTGAACCACCTGCAGGGTATGTCTGATCCACACCTGTCCGTAAACCACATGGTGATGCCAAACAAGCAGGAGCTGGCTCGGATGCAGTTTGACCCCCTGCCTCCCCGTCTCACCCATCTGCCTGTGTCTGGCTCCGGTGTCCAGGGCACCATAAATGGCCAGTGTGATTGGCTGTCCAGGATGCACGGCAACATGAGCCAGCCAGGCCAGTTCAACCCAATGAGAGGAGCACAGGGTGGTCAGGGAGGTCTGCACTCGGGAGGGCAACATGCGATGATGACCTCCCTCCACAACGGCCACCCCAACACCAGCCTGTCTCAGATGATGACCTACCAGGGGATCCAGAGCACCAGACTGGCTCCACAGCCCCACATGATGCAGCAGCAGGCTCAGCAGATGCAGCAGATGCAGAACCTGCAGCAGctccaacagcagcagcaacaacaacaacaacaacagagcatCCAGCTGCAGCACCAGAACTCTAACACGACCAACAGCCAGAACTTCATCAGCGGGGAGCTCAGCTCCCCGGAGCTCCAGCAAGGCACTGGCAACTCCAGCATGCCCATCCACACCATCCTGCCGCAGGAGACCCAGATTATGCCCTCCTCCATCAACCAGTCAATGCCCAGCAACCAGTTCCTTACCCCACCCTCCCAGCACAGCTATTCAGGGCCCATGGACAACACCCCAAACCATCAGGTCCAGGTGCCTGACCACCCCTTTCTGACCCCCTCCCCCAGCTCCCCCGATCAGTGGTCAAGTTCATCTCCTCATTCCAACATGTCCGACTGGTCGGAGAGCATTTCAAGTCCACCGACCAGCATGCAGTCTCAGATTGGACATATACCTGAAAAGTTCAAATAAAAAGCTTGTATCATTGCGCCCAGATGAGCTgctgtatatttttttataaaaaaaggcactctttgttgaaaaaagaagaagaaaagggcaaagctgtaaacacaatttAGGACATTTTTATATGCTTTTATACTAACAGCAACACCTGTGTTTCAtccattctttttatttattaatgccTTATTTATACACATTGCCTGCTTACAGAAATTTCGGGGATCCATGGTGCTGGGTCATACGCAGGACAGAGAAAGTCCTTTAGAGACTCTTTTCTTTTAGCATTACTTTTCTGCAGTGAAGCCGCAGCATACACACTGGgtatttatttttggtttttatctttttccatatcatttttcaatctttgtttatatattatgttatttttgTATAATCATGTTTATAAATAAACTTGTGACCATGGGGCattttatatagcacatttttaagtttcagTGTTATTATTATGTGGGAAATATTCTGGTGGTCAATGATACATAAGTTGTGACTGTTAACAGAACACGTGTCCTGTATTATATGCATAGGTCCTGTATGTTTTCGCaattccccctttttaaaaatcatGTGATTCTTAGTTACACTCTCAACAGTTGTGTACATTTCTTGACTCAATGGAACATTATGTTGTGCCTTCAGATTTGATTGCATTCATATGTAGAGATGTGGTGGAGATTTGATatgttgtacagtataatgCCATCTTGGAGACTGGCAATTAAGACAGGCTTGAGTATCTGTTGGTGTTTGAGAACTGGCCcgtcggccacagtgtatgttGTTGTCCAGAGGGAAAAGGAAACTACATTTCCCCTATCCCTCCTATTAGTTTGAGCCTATGGCTGTGTTCTTCTGTAAATATGTTATGCATTTCCCTTGTAAGCAAGATTTTGTTTAAGAAATCTGATGTCTTAAGCATGCAATTTAGATCCAGTCAGCCTCTAAAATATCAAACAGAAcagaatatatattttgtattttactgTCCCTTATGCATAAATAAATTTGAACTATATACAAATAGATATGCTATATTGTTAGGAGACATTTTTCTCATAAAAGGAAAAATTCATAAATATTGAGGTTTtataaattcatatttatttactgtTCTGTAACACATAAAAATCCACTTGAGGCAACCATGTGTGCATATTATGAGATGTTTTTGTTACACTTTGGTTAAAACTGTTGGCTAAGTTCTCAGTTGTCTCCGCGTCAGTACTTTTGAGACACTCCCTCGTATAGTTTGCTAAATgttataatttaaaaatgtattaggTTGTAGTGAAATTGTAATATCTGCAAAATataaagttatactttgcaagAAATGTATTTCCCCTTTTCATTTTCAATCTGTAAAAAACGTTTCTTGTTATAATAAAGGGCACTTGTGTGTCTTGAACCTATGACCGTCCTTTTTTTCTTATAAATTACTTTACAAAATCTCTAAAATCCTCCAGACACACTGTGAAACAAGGGATTAGCTAAATAAGTATAGATCTAGTACAATATCCACAGTATAAGTATGTGCATCTGATAGTTCCAGGCAACCAGGCAACAATTTTCATGACCTTTCTCTTCATACACACTTCATTTCATCAAATATTTTACTTAGTGTGTCTCCCTCTAGTGGTGGTATTATAATTGACACACCTAAATGAAAGGTCCATCTGCACTGTTTCTGCAGCTTGTGCATGTTGTAGAAAAGGTCATTTCTAATCTATTAATGCATATTTTATTGTACGATTagttattaattaataaaatgctttattactatttgtgtgacCCTTGTGGTGGTCCTTCATAGAATACTACCTGACCCCCATATTTGTTGAATGGCAATATTATTAAACATAAACTATGCAACATTTTAGCACACAACGGAAATAATGAAGGTGTGTAAATGATACCAAAAATGATTTGTATCAAAATGATTAATGATTTGACACAGGGGCCCTCTTTTCACTATATATGGCCAGGTAACAACCCCAAACCCACATACATCTCAATTGTGAGGATTTTCTGTTTACCTCTCTTTCATACCCTTGTAAGCTGAGTATCTTTAGGGTTTGGTCTGTTGCATAGACTAAACTAGACATTTGAAGAGGTTACCTGATTTTTTCAGTCTTTtcacattttgtaaaaaaaattattaatcgattcatttagaaaataaatgatcCTTGCTGTGTCAGTTTATACTGTGCTTCAGTGGTGCATATTTCTAAAcaaattttcaataaaataagacaaaacagTTGGCACAAGCAGCCTACATTGGGGTTCCTTGAGGTCTGGGGCCCAGGACTGTGCGTGAATGATTATCCATCCTTATGTACGTTCAAGTTAAGGGGATACCAATACCGTAGATGCTGACATTGCGCTGTTTTGTTGTTACCCCTATTATCAGTGTGTTTTTGAAGTTGGGGTGAGTTTTCTGAACCAGGCTGCATTTTTATCCACTGAATAGCCTGTGACTCATATGTCAATGGTGACTCAAAAGAACTACGGCTCCCACAATGCACCGGTAGTAGCACCGTTGAAGTTCAAAGTTCAAGAATACAGTAAAAATAGGGTACTTGCTGGCTGGTTGCTTGTGTGTTCGCTGGGAATAATAAACAACTTGGTGGTCACTGAACACTTTAATCGGTTGCCACCGCACCGAAAACCGGCAGAGGAAACCGAAGATGGCCCTCAGCTAATCGGCTCCTTCTCTTACTCTGTTGTCGGCGGATTTACGGAACGACAGCTAGCttggtgctaacgttagcacgcTAGCTTGCCAGGAGCACATATAGCAACtgctgctagctaacgtcacTGGACTGGTACTCTTTACTCTCAAGACTGCAGCTATGTTTGTCCAAGACGAGAAGATATTCGCCGGTAAAGTGTTGAAAATACACATCTGCACCATGGACGGCACGGAGTGGTTGGAGGAAGTCACGGAAGACACCACTGTAGAGAAGCTGAAGGAGAAGTGCTTGAAACATGTAGGTTTTTGGGTTGTTTGTGTCTCCCTTGTTGGATTTTTGTCCTGTCACTCCCCTGCCTGGGGTGTTTGCAGTCTACCATGCCCTCTGTGGAAACTGTCAGTGTCGGTGTCAGTGGCTTTGTATTTATAGTAACTGGGTAGACCTTGCTATTTATAATTTAGCAGGTTGGCTGCTCCTCTCTAGCTAGCTAGTCCGACTCAGACCCTTTGCTGTCCCAGTGGCTAGCCTGAGAGGCATGCtgctttactggctgtgtctatTATTACACAGCTCATCTCACCTCTCCTTCTATGGCCTATAGCATAACCTCAAGTGGTAGTCTAATGTTTGTTTCTCATCACATCCTCGGGAATACAGATTCAGATGTACAGATTCAATGACATATTTTGTGTAACATCAACACATGGGTACAGACATCATGATGGAagttaaaatgtattatcaAATTCCAGGCTTtaattcaactttttattgGATCTGCCTGTGTAGGTTTAGTGCTGAAATAACTAGTTGGttaattgcattttaaatgaCTAGTTTAGTCAATAATAAAATATCCGAAAAGGATAAAAACAGTTTGTCACAATTTCACAACTCCCAGGTTaggttttcaaatgttttgtttagtcTGACCAAAATATATATCATTTACAATGATATGTCAAAGAGAAATGCAGCAAATACTCAACAGTGGAGAATATTTTTTACTTGATTAGGCTAATCAAGTCATTGTTTCATCTCTAGTTGATTAACAGAAAATTAAATGACAACAATCTGGAtaattgatttattatttactAGTTATTAAGTAAAAAATGTCAGACATACTTCTAGCTTCTTCAACGTGCTACttgtctgttttatataattgtaaacAATTTATTTCTGAGATGCTTTGTATTGTGCTTGATTTATAGTATGTTCATGGAAGTCTAGAAGACCCCAAAACACTCACCCACCATAAACTCATACACGCTGCTACAGAGAGAGTCCTCACAGACACTAAAACTGTCGCAGATGAAAATCTCAAAGATAAAGGTATGTAACAATCTTTTTGACAAGTTTTGAATTATGACAATCCTACATTGTTTTCCATGAACTGACCATGTTTCATATATGTTGTAGAGGTTTTGCTGCTCATAAAGAAAAGACCGCCACCAACCGCTCCCAAGATGGCAGACGTTAGTTCTGATGAAAAGGTGAGCTTTATCAACTTTTGGCTTCATGAAAACTGACCTGAAAGCATTAAGCATGCCTTTGtccttatttttaaactgcGCAATCAGAAATGTGTTGTCTTTATTTTGCCTGCTTTTAATtatctgtctttgttgtgtgGTTGTCACAGAAGAAACAAGATAACAAGGCTCCAGACAAAGATGCAATTCTGAAAGCCACCGGCAACCTGTCCACACGCCACACTGACCGCACTGTTACCCAGCATAACATCAGAGATGTAAGGTTATTGTTGGAATTAATTTAGCTTACTGAgtgtataaaaaaagttaaatccaACTTGCAGATTCTATGAATAAGAATTATTCTACAAGTTTTGACCATTCAAATAGCAAAGATGTTATTGATTTGAGTtgcatttgtgttttagtttcaGACAGAGCTACGAAAAATCCTGGTTTCTCTAATTGAAGTCGCCCAGAAGCTTCTTGCCTTGAACCCTGATGCTGTTGAACTTTTCAAAAAGGCCAATGGTAAAGCTTAGAATCCCTTAATGCATCCATTAATGCGCTAGACCTCTTATGCTATGAAGGATTGTGTGGGGGCTCACATTAGGCAAGAGGCGGGGTACACCCTGGACAAGTCGGCAGTGtattgcacacaaacacatttatatCTAAGGGCAGCACAGGGTTTCTAGTTGACATGTGGGCAGAAACCAGAGCTTACCAGCACACATATGGGGATACCATGCAAACTCCGCTGTTATGACAGAAAGGCCCAAATTGGCTGCTGTGAAGCAACCGTGCAATTCACTCAGCCACTTAGAACTTTCAAAAGGAGGTATGAGatattttatgttatgtttttatgtattgttttaattttttgtcattgaGCTGTATTGACATATTGTATTGTTGCTGGAAAAATAGATCCTGATGTTTATTGTTGTAGACATTTCACACATATTGCCCAACCCTTAGCACCAGTTCTCTGACCTCTTTGTGTTTCTGCATCTTGTAGCAATGTTGGACGAAGATGAAGATGACCGGGTGGATGAAACAGCCCTTCAGCAGCTCACTGAGATGGGTTTCCCTGAGAGCAGAGCGATCAAAGCTCTTAGATTGAACCAGTAAGTCAGAGTTGGTTAAATAGCAACTCCCTCACAACTGATACTTAATATATCTACATCATTTATCTAGAAAAGAAaccttttttcctgtttttctcaACTGATCATTTCTTTCTGCAGCATGTCAGTCACGCAGGCAATGGAGTGGCTGATCGAGCATGTAGATGACCCCTCTGTAGACACACCTATACCTGGCCAGGACTCTTCTGGGGCAGCAGGAGCCACGGCTGCTGCCACACCAGGCTCCTCAGCCTCAGCCTCAGCTGCAGCCGCAGCCGCAGCCTCCGGTCCTAACCTTCTCCGCAGCCTCTCCAGCCAGTTGAGCACAGAAGAGAGCAGCAGGCAGGACGAGCTTACAGAGATCTTCAAGAGGATCCGCAGGAAACGGGAGTTCAGACCGGACTCAAGAGTAAGTAGCTTTATCCTGTCGAAGCTTTTGTTCTATTTATCTGCCCAGATCCTACAGACGAGGCAGATTCATTTCCGCTCCAAAATCTTGAATTCTTTTTATCCAATAAAACAGTGaaattacttgttttttttttgtgctactGCTCTGTCTTTAACTGTATCAtctaacatacagtatgtaggacTGGAATTGATGAATAGACGCAGCCTATTAGATACATATAATATTGAAATGTGCACTCATGTATATAAAGTGTTAGCGGCTTTAGTCCTAGGATTTTATATCATGTTGATTGGGTTCAGTCTTCCCTAATTGTAGAGCTTAATGTACCTCCAAAGGAACACTGCTCCCTAGTAGcttcaaaaatagaaaagtgATCAAACCTCCATCTTCCAACAAAACACTCCCACAAACTACCATTTGAGTGGTTACAACACTTGTTcccagcttcttcttttttttttcccaagacACCTGCCAGGCTCCACAgaactgtgtctgtgtaagtTGTTGTAATTAGACTGAGAAGACGTTCAAAAACTAAACGCatatttttcattgtttctGCAGGCTGTTATTGCATTGATGGAGATGGGGTTTGATGAAAAGGAGGTGGTTGATGCTCTGAAGGTGAATAACAACCAACAGGATGCTGCGGTAGGTTTACACATCCACAACAGTAGTGTTCGCAAGCTGGTCCTGAAAAAATACAGCAGCAACAGAGTTGAGAAATGGCTCTCTATTTTGACCAAACGTTTGTGATGCTATTCCTAGCTCATCAGACTTGCAAACAGATAGATGattgcaaaatatatatatatatatatatatatatatatatatatatatatatatatatatatatatatatatatatatatatatatatatatatatatatggtacaCATTGTAAAGCTgtttgaggcaaatttgtgattttgggCTATATAAATCAAATTGGCTTGACACTTAATGATttcactttctttgttttgatggAAAGCTACTATCTGTAGTTCTACATAGAGTATACTGGCAGCCATTTACACAGGCCATGTTTAGCCCACTGATGCTAAAACTCGCCAATACTGGACTTACTATATTGATTCTAAAGAATACTTATTAGTTTAACAGTAATAGTCCAAATTCGAATCCtgcattgtgatttttttttatttagatatcaatgttttttttcccccaaaaaaacagagagtacattttggtttttaactgttttatcCGTCCTGCAGTGTGAGTGGCTACTGGGAGACAAGAAACCTTCTCCAGAAGATCTAGACAAAGGCATCGACACCAACAGCCCGCTGTTCCAAGCCATTCTGGAGAATCCAGTGGTCCAGTTGGGTCTAACCAATCCCAAGACCCTGCTAGGTATAGTCTAGTCGAATTTTGTGGAAAAGCCAGAAGAGTAGGAGATTTtgtaaacagacaaaacaaaatccaCTACCCAAACAAAATGACTGCATCTTACAGAATATGAGAGACTATGTTTTTCAATGTAATTCTAAAGAATTTTGTAAAGGCTGCTGGTTTtgttgaatatgttttttaGCAGTGTTTCCTCGTGTCTGTACGCAGCGTTTGAAGACATGCTTGAGAATCCTCTGAACAGCACCCAGTGGATGAACGACCCTGAGACTGGCCCCGTCATGCTCCAAATATCCAGAATCTTCCAGACCCTCAATCGCACATAGAGCCTCCTGGTGACCCCCTGTGTGACTGCGGCagcttgtgtgtatgtttgaccatattggggtgtgtgtgtgagtatggaTGCATGTGTATCTGAGTGTGGCAGAGACgcaagtattgtttttttgcctTGTAAAGACAAAGCTGGAGGAGTCAAAGTATGAATTAAGATGTTACACATATACCTATTTATAACAGTACAGTAAAAACACTTATACAAAACCTAACATAAACATGATTACAGTAATAAAAACAAGAGATTTAGtatgttgtttttacattttaatgagaACAATTTATAGTCATGACAGAcatgatttattttatataatttctCCATGTGCAAAAATGACATCAGACATTAATTCAATGTTTACACTTCAAAGAAAACTGTTTtggtatgtttttgttttggtatATTTAAATATCAATTACAGTTTTGTCCGTCtctttaaattgttacattttatctGTGGTGAATGTGTGGAAGACTTCTGTCAGTATcacgttttgtttttcttctcccttttgtctttgtttttatcaAAGTAACTGCTTGTAATTGAGA contains:
- the ubac1 gene encoding ubiquitin-associated domain-containing protein 1 codes for the protein MFVQDEKIFAGKVLKIHICTMDGTEWLEEVTEDTTVEKLKEKCLKHYVHGSLEDPKTLTHHKLIHAATERVLTDTKTVADENLKDKEVLLLIKKRPPPTAPKMADVSSDEKKKQDNKAPDKDAILKATGNLSTRHTDRTVTQHNIRDFQTELRKILVSLIEVAQKLLALNPDAVELFKKANAMLDEDEDDRVDETALQQLTEMGFPESRAIKALRLNHMSVTQAMEWLIEHVDDPSVDTPIPGQDSSGAAGATAAATPGSSASASAAAAAAASGPNLLRSLSSQLSTEESSRQDELTEIFKRIRRKREFRPDSRAVIALMEMGFDEKEVVDALKVNNNQQDAACEWLLGDKKPSPEDLDKGIDTNSPLFQAILENPVVQLGLTNPKTLLAFEDMLENPLNSTQWMNDPETGPVMLQISRIFQTLNRT